The Flavobacteriales bacterium genomic interval CTTCACCTTCCGGAGCGCCTCTGTGGGACTCACACTGAAGTCGAACTCCACCAGAATGGTAGAATAACCCTGGAGTGAAGTAGAGGTGATCTTATCCACATCGCTGATGGATTTGATCTCTTTTTCCAGTGGCCTGGATATTAATTTCTCCATATCGGCCGGAGAGTTTCCCGGATAGGCAGTACCTACATAAATCTGAGGCATTACAATATCAGGGAATGATGCCTTTGGCATGGACCGATACGAAACGATGCCAAGTATCACGATGATAAACATGAGCACCATCACGGTACTCCGGTTATTCACGGATAAGGTGGAAAGGAAAAACTCCCTTTTTACACCGGTGTTTTTTTGATCACTCATGTCAGTTCTTCACTTCAATTTTGTCACCCTCTTTGATGTTACGTGCGCCTACCACGATCACGTTCTCACCCTTTCGGAGCCCTTGCTTGATGTGTGTCTTATTATCGTATGAAAGGCCGGTTTCAACAAACTTTTTCACGGCTTGCTTATTCTCAGCTGTATAGATGTAGTCCTTGCCTTGTGCGTCCTGCATGATGCTGGAAGAAGGAACGGTCAGTGCGGTATCCTGCATAAAATCCCTTACCCTAACCACCGAAAGCATGTTGGGGCGGAGCTCGACATTCGCATTATTTATGGACAGGTAAATGCGGAAAGAGCGGTTATCGGGGTTGATGTATTTTCCCACAGACCTCACTTCCGCATCGTACCATTGATCGTTCAGCATAGAGAAATTCACCACAGCGGGATTCCCTTTCCTGATATCCTGAACATACCGTTCCGAAACATCGGCCACGAGGTAAGGCTTTTCGGTATTAACCACGCGAACAAGCGGAATACCCGGCATCGCCATTTCACCTAATTTGATAAATACTTCATCAACCACACCGTTGTAAGGGGCCTTTACGATGGCACTTTGTACCTGTTCCCGTACAGTGTTCATGGTTTTCTCAAGTCCTTCTTTGTTGGCCTTTGCCTGAAGAAACTGAATTTCCGAACCGATTCCCTGGTCCCAGAGATTCTTTTGTTTGTCAAATACCGTTTGAGCCAGTTTCAATTGTGTCTCCACTTCTGCGAGGCGGGAATACAGGACGTCGCTATCCAGCGTGATCAGGGTTTGTCCTGCCCTTACAGCATCCCCTTCTTTCACGAGGATCTGCTTCACCTTACCAGCCGTTTCAGCCGTGATCTGTACACTCTGATCAGCTTCCACCACGCCTTGCACTTCAAAAAAGTGGGCAAACGAATCGGGTTCCACCATATAGGTTGTCACCAACGCGGTTTTTACTTTATGAGCGGTATCCAGCTTCACCAGTTCGGATTCGATTTCCGTGAGTCTTGACCCAATCTCTCCGTACACGGTTTTCAGGCTATCTCTTTCAGATTTGAGCTTACGAATAGCCTCATTGGGTTCTTGTTCCTGGCAACCGAATATAAGGGCGGCAACAGGCAGCCAAAGCAAATGTTTCTTGTACATCATTGATTCAGGAGTTTTTGAATACGCGCCCTGGCCAGCAGCAATTCAGCCGAAGCGTTGTAATAAGCTATTTTTGTTGTGATCAGTTGATTTTGTGTCTGGATGAGCTCCGTGCTTGTAGCCAGACCTTCTTTATGGCGGATGGTCATTCTTTCCAGGATCCGTTCAGCAAGCTGGAGATTGTTTTTTGCCGTTTTGAATGCTGAAAGCGATGCATTCCATGAGGTCAAAGCAGACTGGTATTCCATGTTTGCTTTGTCTTCAAGTAACTTCCGGGTGTTTCCCACCTGCTCCAGCGCGAACTGGGCCTGTTTGATCCTGGATGCCTGTCCGCGGCTGTCGAAAATTGGTATTTGTATCGTCAGGCCTGCAATGGTCGTCGGATACCAGCTCCCATTGTTGAAAAAGTTAAACTGGTTGCGATAGGCATTCTGTGAGTGGTTCAGAAAACCGGCCAACGTAGGATAACGTGTAGACTTTTGGCGCTTCACCTCCAGCAACGATAATGCTTCACCTGATATCGCCAGTTTCACATCTATTTGTGAATTGACATCAAAAGCAGGAAATGCGGATGCTGAAAGGGCCGCTTCAGCCAATGTTTTCAGTTCATCTTCAAATGTGATCGACTGGTCTTGTGGGTAACCCATTTGCAACTTCAACAAATCGGCAGCAGTTGTTTCAAATGCCTTGGATTTGGCTACCGCATCATTCAACTGGGCCTCTTGTAGAACAAGGATATCCACATCCAATCCATCCACGAAACCAGCCTCATGCATGGCTTTGATCTCTTTGACCAGCCCGGCGATCTGCTGCTGATTTTCTTCCAGAACTTCCCTGTTACGCTTGGCCATTAACGCCTGGATATAGCTGGTGGTGATCGCATCGCGGATATCTATATCGGTCTTCTTCTTTTGTTCCTCGGAATAGCGGGCATAGGTCTTGGCAGCTTGCAAGCCTATGAGATACTCACCGCTAAACAGCAACTGACTCACCGTGATCCCGGCAGACACATTGTTCTTTGTTCCGAACTTCAGCTCCGCAAACTCACCGGGAGGACCTCCGAAAGCTTCGGCCGGTGCAACGGACACAGGCAGGTCAATAAAATGTTGGTATCCCACCTCACCGCTGATCTGAGGCAGCCCCATTGAGGTCGTCTCCCAGATTTTCTTTTTGGCGATCTGAACATCCAGGTAAGCATTTTTAACCTGCCGGTTGTTCTCCAATCCATATTGAATGGCTTTCTCCAACGTGAACCCC includes:
- a CDS encoding efflux RND transporter periplasmic adaptor subunit, whose translation is MMYKKHLLWLPVAALIFGCQEQEPNEAIRKLKSERDSLKTVYGEIGSRLTEIESELVKLDTAHKVKTALVTTYMVEPDSFAHFFEVQGVVEADQSVQITAETAGKVKQILVKEGDAVRAGQTLITLDSDVLYSRLAEVETQLKLAQTVFDKQKNLWDQGIGSEIQFLQAKANKEGLEKTMNTVREQVQSAIVKAPYNGVVDEVFIKLGEMAMPGIPLVRVVNTEKPYLVADVSERYVQDIRKGNPAVVNFSMLNDQWYDAEVRSVGKYINPDNRSFRIYLSINNANVELRPNMLSVVRVRDFMQDTALTVPSSSIMQDAQGKDYIYTAENKQAVKKFVETGLSYDNKTHIKQGLRKGENVIVVGARNIKEGDKIEVKN
- a CDS encoding TolC family protein encodes the protein MKQRIMIWGIGLLLCFAAPLTAQDASTGFTLEKAIQYGLENNRQVKNAYLDVQIAKKKIWETTSMGLPQISGEVGYQHFIDLPVSVAPAEAFGGPPGEFAELKFGTKNNVSAGITVSQLLFSGEYLIGLQAAKTYARYSEEQKKKTDIDIRDAITTSYIQALMAKRNREVLEENQQQIAGLVKEIKAMHEAGFVDGLDVDILVLQEAQLNDAVAKSKAFETTAADLLKLQMGYPQDQSITFEDELKTLAEAALSASAFPAFDVNSQIDVKLAISGEALSLLEVKRQKSTRYPTLAGFLNHSQNAYRNQFNFFNNGSWYPTTIAGLTIQIPIFDSRGQASRIKQAQFALEQVGNTRKLLEDKANMEYQSALTSWNASLSAFKTAKNNLQLAERILERMTIRHKEGLATSTELIQTQNQLITTKIAYYNASAELLLARARIQKLLNQ